DNA sequence from the Bradyrhizobium sp. CIAT3101 genome:
GTTCGGCAATTGTGCGACGTTCTTGTAGGCGCCGTTGCCGACGACGAAGGCGACGCGGCGGTCGGCCCTGGCGGCGCTGACCGACAGCGCCATGCACATCAGCGAAACGATGATGGTGAGAGTGCGCATCTGAAATCCCCAACAGAATCGAATGACAGGCAGCAACAAATTGGCGTCGAACCTACACGAAAGCGCCCAGCCTCGCGCTAGCAAAACGACGGTTCGCCCAACTCACCCAACCCGTTGCCCTGTGACCGAGTGTGTACGATGGAAGTGTGCCCCTCCAACGTGATCCAAATCACGCTCGACCACTTGGATTAGTCGCCTCAGGCCGTGGGCCGGTTCACTGGGCGCGGGCAGGAACCGGTGCAGCCGGCTTTAAATTCAGGAGGTTGCCGAACAGGATCAGGGCCGCGCCCAGCACGGTCCAGGCGTCGAGCCGCTCTGAATAGAGCAGCCAGCCAGCGGTCGCGGTGAGGGGGACCCGCAGGAAGTCCATGGGAACCACGATGGTGGCGTCCGCGTAGCGCAGCGCGCTGGCGAGACAGTAGTGCGAGAAAGTGCCGCAGACCCCGATGACGAACAGCCAGCCCCACAGCGTCGCCGACGGCCAGGTCCAGACGTAGAGCGTCGGCACGAAGCCCACGACCATCTGCACGATGATCATCCAGAACAGGATCGACAAGGCGCTCTCGGTCCGGGTCAGCGATTTCGCCAGGATCATGGAGATGCTGAACCCGATCGCGGCGCCGAGTGCGATCAACTGGCCCGGATTGATCTCGCCGGTGGCCGGTCGCACGATCATGACGACGCCGACGACGCCGAGCGCGACGGCCGCGATCTTCCAGACAGTCATGCGCTCGGCCAGGAATGTTGCAGCGAGCAGCGCGGTCCAGATCGGCATCGTGAATTCGATCGCGACAACCTGGCCGATCCCGATCAGCATCAGCGCGTAGAACCAGCCGAGCTGCGCAAAATAATGCACGCCGTTGCGGGCGAGGTGCTGCGCCAGGCGTTTGGTCGCGACGGCCTTGAAGCCGCCGGTCCGGTAGATGATCGGCAGGAGTAGCGTGAATCCGATCAGTGACCGCACCTCCATGATCTGGAAGACGTTCAGCTCGCGCGTGGTTTCGCGACCGGCCACCGCCATGACCAGCATCAGGGAGAGCCAGCCGGCCATCCATAGTGCGGCCATCGTTTTTGACGGTGTTGTGCTCATCGGTGTGGGGACAGGAGATTGATCCTGAGGGGAGGGCCGGTATCGGCGACATCACCGCAGTTTGCAACGGCCAAATCTGCCGGTGCAGCGATGCACGGCGACGTGCTAAGCCAAGCACAGAGCAACAAGAAAATCGGGAGATCTCCGCTCATGCGCATCCTGCAGCCGGCCGAATGGAAGAAACCGCGCGGCTTCTCACATGGCGTGGTGGCGGAGGGGCCCGGCCAATGGGTCGTGCTGGCCGGGCAGACCGGCGGCGACGAGGCCGGCAATTACGAGCCCGACATGGCCGCCCAGGTCGCGACCGCGCTGAAGCGGATCATCAAGCTTCTCGCCGAGGCCGGCGCCGGCC
Encoded proteins:
- a CDS encoding DMT family transporter; its protein translation is MSTTPSKTMAALWMAGWLSLMLVMAVAGRETTRELNVFQIMEVRSLIGFTLLLPIIYRTGGFKAVATKRLAQHLARNGVHYFAQLGWFYALMLIGIGQVVAIEFTMPIWTALLAATFLAERMTVWKIAAVALGVVGVVMIVRPATGEINPGQLIALGAAIGFSISMILAKSLTRTESALSILFWMIIVQMVVGFVPTLYVWTWPSATLWGWLFVIGVCGTFSHYCLASALRYADATIVVPMDFLRVPLTATAGWLLYSERLDAWTVLGAALILFGNLLNLKPAAPVPARAQ
- a CDS encoding RidA family protein, coding for MRILQPAEWKKPRGFSHGVVAEGPGQWVVLAGQTGGDEAGNYEPDMAAQVATALKRIIKLLAEAGAGPEHIVRLTWYLTSRSEYEAAGAGIGAAWKETLGRNFPPSTLLYIGGLVDDRAKVEIEVTAFVPGA